In the genome of Gadus morhua chromosome 14, gadMor3.0, whole genome shotgun sequence, one region contains:
- the tdp1 gene encoding LOW QUALITY PROTEIN: tyrosyl-DNA phosphodiesterase 1 (The sequence of the model RefSeq protein was modified relative to this genomic sequence to represent the inferred CDS: deleted 2 bases in 1 codon) → MSQNSLHGKWAVSSSDDDDGEELPSSKTVSSAHPTGVTDSYQNTRPSVSSQSSNQIYHAPLSPDTVTEVKEEPDGPFHFPGLKPDVKAEADVKPVCPNTARDSQSNPGKYESPLSGKRKKDQEESGWALSDSDGDDDAVGLGNKANNPTSRRAPSPKAKKPKVDERPPSPYGRQYYIEETDDFFETHVPCLNDTYRFYLNKVTGLDKTYNTGALHIRDILSPLFGTLKESVQFNYCFDIPWMVEQYPPEFRDLPVLIVHGDKREAKARLLKQAQPFPHVRFCQAKLDIAFGTHHTKMMLLWYEEGFRVVITTSNLIRADWYQKTQGLWLSPLFPRLPDGSPSSDGESPTLFKKDLLEYLASYRAPELGEWIQRIREHDLSETRVYLIGSTPGRYLGDDMDRWGHLRLRKLLYDHSIPVPDDEIWPVIGQFSSIGSMGLDKTKWLAGEFQRTLTTLGRSSVRQDPPIHLVYPSVDDVRNSLEGIPAGGSLPYSIQTAEKQLWLHSYFHRWKADTQGGVQAMPHIKLYMRASPDFTKLAWFLITSANLSKAAWGNLEKNNSQVMVRSYELGVLYLPSAFDMAFFPVQKNPFPATSSSKAFPVPIDLPPQPYLKTDQPWIWNIPHNQSPDTHGNIWVPS, encoded by the exons ATGTCTCAGAACAGTCTTCATGGCAAGTGGGCTGTCTCCAGCAGTGATGATGACGACGGCGAGGAGCTCCCTTCATCCAAGACGGTATCATCAGCTCACCCGACCGGAGTGACGGACAGCTACCAAAAcacccgtccgtccgtctcatCCCAGAGCTCCAATCAGATTTACCACGCCCCCTTGTCCCCTGATACAGTCACAGAGGTGAAGGAAGAACCTGATGGTCCCTTCCATTTCCCGGGGTTGAAACCTGATGTGAAAGCGGAAGCAGATGTGAAGCCAGTTTGTCCAAACACAGCACGCGACAGCCAGTCAAATCCAGGGAAGTATGAATCACCTCTCAGTGGAAAGAGGAAAAAGGACCAGGAGGAGTCTGGCTGGGCTCTCTCTGATAGTGacggtgatgatgatgctgtGGGTCTTGGCAATAAGGCCAACAATCCAACCAGCAGGCGTGCTCCGAGCCCCAAAGCCAAGAAACCGAAGGTGGACGAGCGGCCCCCTAGTCCCTACGGCCGTCAGTACTACATCGAGGAGACAGATGATTTCTTTGAAACCCATGTGCCATGTCTTAATGACACGTACAGGTTCTACCTCAACAAGGTGACCGGGCTCGACAAGACGTACAACACTGGTGCTTTGCATATCAGAG ATATCCTCTCCCCCCTGTTCGGGACATTAAAGGAATCCGTTCAG TTCAACTACTGTTTTGATATTCCCTGGATGGTCGAGCAGTATCCACCAGAGTTCCG GGACCTGCCGGTGCTAATCGTCCACGGGGACAAGAGGGAAGCCAAAGCTCGACTGCTGAAGCAGGCACAGCCCTTCCCACACGTGCGCTTCTGCCAG GCCAAGCTGGATATTGCTTTTGGTACTCACCACAC GAAGATGATGCTGCTGTGGTACGAGGAAGGTTTCAGGGTCGTCATAACAACGTCCAACCTCATCAGAGCAGACTGGTACCAGAAAACACAGGG GTTGTGGCTGAGTCCTCTGTTTCCACGGTTACCAGACGGCAGTCCGTCCAGTGATGGCGAGTCTCCCACCCTCTTTAAGAAGGACCTGCTGGAGTACCTCGCCTCATACCGGGCACCAGAACTCGGAGAATGGATCCAACGCATCAGAGAGCATGACCTCTCCGAGACCAG GGTGTATCTGATTGGCTCCACTCCAGGCAGGTATCTAGGCGACGACATGGATCGTTGGGGTCACCTGAGACTCAGAAAG CTTTTATATGATCATTCGATTCCGGTTCCCGATGATGAAATCTGGCCAGTGATTGGCCAGTTCTCTAGTATTGGATCCATGGGATTGGATAAGACCAAGTGGCTGGCAGGGGAGTTCCAGCGGACCCTCACCACACTCGGGAGGTCCTCTGTCCGCCAAGACCCCCCCATTCACCTG GTGTACCCATCTGTTGATGACGTCAGGAATAGTCTCGAGGGGAT ACCAGCGGGGGGCTCCCTCCCTTACAGCATCCAGACAGCAGAGAAGCAGCTTTGGCTCCACTCCTACTTCCA caGGTGGAAGGCTGATACG CAGGGCGGAGTCCAGGCAATGCCACACATCAAGCTCTACATGCGAGCTTCTCCAGACTTCACAAAGCTAGCCTGGTTCCTCATCACCAG tGCTAACCTCTCTAAGGCTGCATGGGGAAACCTGGAGAAGAACAACAGCCAGGTCATGGTCCGTTCCTATGAACTGGGAGTCCTCTACCTCCCTTCTGCCttt
- the slc39a1 gene encoding zinc transporter ZIP1, with protein sequence MDYLLQVKVGALVALLFLTLLFGFIPARLKWFRNGNGTGTHRVVLSLISCFAGGVFLAACLLDIIPDYLGDVNTELDARGLQISFPLPEFIIASGFFLVLILERIVLDCQHAHGDHEERALLIPANGRDTGHGHGHGHSSGQDLEDSGPHMHVDFQAHSSFRSFMLFLSLSFHSIFEGLAIGLQRTDSKVLEICIAILVHKSIIVFSLSVKLVQSAVRPAWVAAYICVFAAMSPLGIAVGIGLTEAALPSGALIQAVLEGLAAGTFVYITFMEILPHELNSPERQLLKVLFILLGFSTMAALTFLG encoded by the exons ATGGACTATCTACTGCAGGTGAAAGTCGGAGCTCTCGTTgctttactatttttaactctTTTATTTGGATTTATCCCTGCTCGGCTGAAATGGTTCAGGAACGGGAATGGTACAG GAACCCACCGAGTGGTTCTGAGTTTAATCAGCTGTTTTGCTGGAGGGGTGTTCCTGGCAGCATGTCTGCTCGATATTATTCCAGACTACTTGGGAGACGTCAACACTGAGCTGGATGCTCGGGGATTACAG ATCAGCTTCCCCCTCCCTGAATTTATCATAGCCTCAGGCTTCTTCTTGGTCCTCATTTTGGAGAGAATTGTACTTGACTGCCAACATGCCCATGGTGACCATGAGGAGAGGGCTCTCCTCATTCCCGCAAATGGGCGGGATACTGGGCACGGGCACGGGCACGGGCACTCCTCGGGCCAGGACCTGGAGGACAGTGGGCCCCACATGCATGTGGACTTCCAAGCCCACTCCTCCTTCCGCTCCTTcatgctcttcctctctctctcatttcactCCATATTCGAGGGCCTTGCCATAGGCCTGCAGAGGACTGACTCCAAG GTCTTGGAGATCTGCATTGCCATCCTGGTGCACAAGAGCATCATCGTGTTCAGCCTGTCTGTGAAGCTGGTGCAGAGCGCCGTGCGTCCTGCGTGGGTGGCCGCCTACATTTGCGTGTTTGCCGCAATGTCGCCGCTGGGCATCGCCGTCGGCATCGGCCTGACGGAGGCGGCGCTGCCGTCGGGCGCTCTGATCCAGGCCGTCCTGGAGGGCCTGGCCGCGGGCACCTTCGTCTACATCACCTTCATGGAGATCCTCCCGCACGAGCTCAACTCTCCCGAGAGGCAGCTTCTTAAGGTGCTCTTCATCCTGCTGGGCTTCAGCACCATGGCAGCACTCACCTTCCTGGGCTAG
- the tnfaip8l3 gene encoding tumor necrosis factor alpha-induced protein 8-like protein 3 — MDSDSGEQSDGDLSPGQESFNSRSLAMQAQKKILSKMATMAVANLLTDDTSSEILDELYKASREFTKSKKEAHKIIKDVIKIALKIGVLYRNHQFNPDELDTVERFKKKMNQAAMTAVSFYEVEYTFDRNILSELLLECRDLLHSLVEQHLTARSHARIDHVFNHFAHGDFLAELYGDGEEYRLNLRKICLGVNKLLDEGTL; from the exons atggaTTCAGACTCGGGGGAGCAGAGTGATGGAGACCTCTCTCCAG GCCAGGAGAGCTTCAACTCGCGGTCCCTGGCCATGCAGGCCCAGAAGAAGATCCTCAGCAAGATGGCCACCATGGCCGTGGCCAACCTGCTGACGGATGACACCAGCAGTGAGATCCTGGACGAGCTCTATAAGGCCAGCCGTGAGTTCACCAAGAGCAAGAAGGAGGCCCACAAGATCATCAAGGACGTCATCAAGATCGCCCTGAAGATAGGCGTCCTCTATCGCAACCACCAGTTCAACCCGGACGAGCTGGACACGGTGGAGCGCTTCAAGAAGAAGATGAACCAGGCAGCCATGACGGCGGTGAGCTTCTACGAGGTGGAGTACACGTTCGACCGGAATATTCTGTCGGAGCTCCTGCTGGAGTGCAGGGACCTGCTCCACTCGCTGGTGGAGCAGCACCTGACGGCACGCTCGCACGCCCGCATCGACCACGTCTTCAACCACTTCGCCCATGGTGACTTCCTGGCCGAGCTGTATGGCGACGGGGAGGAGTACAGACTGAACCTCCGGAAGATCTGCCTGGGCGTTAACAAACTGCTGGACGAAGGAACACTTTAA